The genome window ATACCTGCTGATCGATAACGTGCGCAGCGAACAATCGGTGTATGCCATGTGGTCACTGCCCAAAAGCCATGGCGACGCTGAGATCCTGCGGGTACAGCACTGGCTGGAACAACACTTTGCCGAACCCGTGGTGATTGACGAGGTGGCCCGGCAATTCAGTTTTGGCGTGCGCAATTTCAAGCGGCGCTTCAAGGAGGCCACTGGCTTCACGCCTATTGCCTACCTGCAGACCCTGCGTCTGGAACGGGCCAAGCAAATGCTGGAGTCGACCCGTATGACCTTGGAAAGCATCACCTATGCGGTGGGCTATGAAGACAGCAATTCATTCCGCCGCCTGTTCCTGCAACGGGTAGGTGTGTTGCCGGCGGCGTATCGCAAGAAGTTCCTGGTCCGGCCGGTTTGACTCAGGGGCGCGGCAACAGATCGGCAAGGCGTTGCTGAGGATCGATCGTGACCTGCATGAATCACAGGCGAAAAAAAACCGGCTGATCAGGCCGGTTTGGGGTTCCCGCAAACAGCGCGGGATTATGCGTTGTTGCCCTGCAGGCGATCAGCACCGCCTTCGGCCAGACCACGTTCCTGCAAGCGGTCAGCACCGCCTTCAGCGAGGCCACGTTCCTGCAGACGGTCGGCGCCACCTTCGGCTACCCGGTTACCTTGCAGGCGGTCGGCACCACCCTCAGCGACACGGCGTTCCAGCAGGCGGTCCGAACCACCTTCGGCAACACGGTTGCCTTGCAGGCGGTCCGAACCACCCTCGGCGACGCGGCTTTCGATCAGGCGATCCGAACCGCCTTCAGCCACAACCGGGTGGGCAAAAGCATTGGCAGCGAGTACCGAGAAAGCGAGGCTAAGCAAGATTTGGCGTTTCATGAGTGTGTGCTCCGAGTGTTTTGATTTAAGTGTTGCCGGGTATGGGTTTGATGTTACGCGTTGCATTTTTTAAGAGAACTTCATTGGGCTGATGGTGACTATCGACGTCAGCGATGGCTCGGTTTTGCGAGCCATCGCAGGGCCGGTCATGGCATCTGCGGCAGTTCCTGCGGGCGCAGGTCGAACACCAGCACCTCGGCGTCCTCACCGTGGCCCACACGGATCTGCCGCTCATCCCGCACCCGGGCGCCGTCGCCTTCCTGCAAGCGCTGGCCGTTGATTTCAACGCTGCCCCGGGCCACATGGATGTACACATGGCGATCAGGCGGCAGGTCCAGGGCTGCGCTCTCGTCGCCGTTGAACAGCCCGGCATACACCCGTGCGTCCTGGCGCACGCTGAGGGAGCCTTCGGCACCGTCCGGCGAGATGATCAACTGCAGGCGCCCACGTTTCTGTGCCTCGCTGAAGTGTTCCTGCTGGTAGCGCGGTTCGGCACCGGCCACGGCAGGCACGATCCAGATTTGCAGGAAGTGCACGCCACGGGTCTGGCTGTGGTTGAACTCGCTGTGGGCCACGCCGCTGCCGGCGCTCATCAGTTGCACATCGCCGGGGCGGATCACCGAGCCGGTGCCCAGGGTGTCCTTGTGTTCCAGGGCGCCTTCGAGCACATAAGAGAAGATCTCCATGTCGCGGTGCGGGTGCTGGCCGAAACCTTTGCCGGCGGCGACACGGTCATCGTTGATCACCAGCAGATCGGAAAACCCCTGTTCCTGAGGGTTCCAGTAGTTGGCGAACGAGAAAGTGTGGAACGACTTCAACCAACCGTGATTGGCGGCACCGCGTTCGGAAGCTTTGCGAAGGGTCAGCATGGTCTTGTCCTCAAGTGAGAGCGGGCTGCGGCATGCAGGGCTCTTGCGTTGAGAAGAAGATTAATGGTTACTGGAATATTCATTAAGAAGATGAAAACTGAATAACTGTCTCATTCAGGTTGACAGTTTCGAGCGTGTCATAATGCCCGCCGTATTCCTTCCCGATGGACCTTACCTGCTATGAAAACCGTGGCCATGGCGCTGTTCCCGGACTTTCTCCTGCTCGATATGGCCGGGCCGCTCGAGGTGTTTTCCATTGCCAACCGCTACCTGCCGGCGGCGGCGCATTACCAGATCCTCACCCTCGGCACGGAGCCCGGTCCGTTGCGGGCTTCCAATGGCGTAGCGGTACAGGCCGACCTGCTGCTGGACCAGGCCCAGGATGCCTACGACCTGCTGCTGGTGCCCGGCGGCCCCGGTGCCTACAACGAATGTCACCCGGCGCTGTTGCCTTGGCTGAGGGACGCGGCCCCACGGGCGCGGCGCTTCGGCTCGATCTGCACCGGGGCCTTTGTGCTGGGGCATGCCGGGCTGCTGGACGGTCACCGCGTGACCACGCACTGGCATTACACCGAGCGACTGATCAAGGCGTTCCCCAAGGCGAGGGTCGAAACGGATCGCATCTACCTGCAGGACGGACGCTTGATCACCTCGGGCGGCGTCACCGCCGGCATCGACCTGGCGTTGTCGGTGGTGGCCCAGGACCATGGCAAGCAAGTCGCCGTGGACGTGGCCAAAGTGTTGCTGGTGGTGATGAAGCGCCAGGGCGGCCAGGCCCAGTTCAGCCCGATGACGGCGGCGGTGGCACCGCAGGAGACCACGATTACCCGGGTGCAGAACCATGTGCTGGCGCATCTGGACCAACCGTTCACCATCGAGTCCATGGCTGAGTTGGCCGGCATGAGCGCCCGCCATTTTGCGCGGCTGTTCGCCAAGGAAGTGCAGATGACGCCCATGGTCTTCCTGCAAGGTGCGCGCATCGACCGCGCCCGGCAGTTGCTGGAGACCACCGACCTGCCGCTCAAGACCGTGGCTTTTCACGCAGGCTTCGGCAGCGTGCGGCATATGCGCTTTCTGTTCAGTGAAAAACTGGGCCTCAACCCGACCCAATACCGACAACAGTTCAGTTAACGACAGAATGTCCGTCTCGCGCACCCGAATGTCCGTATCGCTCCCTGTGCCAGCATTGTCCTGTCATCGCCAACTGGCAAGATAGCGTCGAGCCCACGGAAAAGGATGCGCGAACGCCCAAGGCCGGGTGTTTCAGCGCTATTACACACATGAACAATCCTCAGGCGATTGACGCTGATGGCACGGTACGCTTCGGCGCCTATGTGTTTCACCGGCAGCAGCGGCTGGTCAGCAAGTCGGGTTGGCCGGTGCCTGTGGGCGGGCGTGCGCTGGATATCCTCACGGCGCTGCTCGAAGCGCCTGGGCAGTTCATCAGTAAAGCCAGCCTGATCGAGCGGGTCTGGCCGAACAGTGTGGTGGAAGAAAACAACCTGAGGGTGCACATCGCCGCACTGCGCCGCGTGCTCGATGGGCAACAGTTCATTCTGAATGACCCTCTGCGTGGTTACTGTTTCGCGGCCCCCGTACACGGTGCGCTGCCGGCCTCGCTGCCACGGCACAACCTGGCGATGCGGCTCAGTGCAGTGATCGGCCGTGACGAGGTGTTGGGCGTGCTGGTCCGGCGTCTGTCCGGGCAACACCTGATGACGCTTACAGGATGCGCCGGTGTCGGCAAGAGCACCCTGGCCCTGGCATTGGCCGAGCGCGTGTTGCCGCGCTACCGGGACGGCGTGTGGTGGGTTGACCTCGCTACCGTCGAGGCGCCGATCACCATGTTGCGCCACTTGGCCGCCGTGCTGCACCTGGAGCCCTGCACCCACGCCAGCGACCTGTGCCGTCAATTGGCCTCGCGCCACCTGTTGCTGGTGCTCGACGGTGCCGACCTGCTGCTCGGCGCCTGCCGGCATCTGGTGCGGGCGCTGCGCGAAACAGCGCCCAAAGTCAGCGTCTTGGTCACCAGCCGTGAAACCCTGCAAGTCCCCGGTGAATGGGTACAGCGCGTGCCCAGGCTGGCGATCCCGGGGCCGACTGCCCAGGGCAGTGTCGAACAGGCGATGGCTTACCCGGCGGTGCAATTATTCGTTGCGCGGGTGCGTGCCGGCCAGCAAGGGTTTGCGCTGCGCCTGCATGACCTGGCGCCGCTGCGGGATATCTGTCGGCGACTGGACGGTATCCCGCTGGCCTTGGAATTGGCCGCCGCCCAAGTGGATGCCCTGGGCGTGCGCGGTTTACAGCAGCAGTTGCGCGCAGGCTTGCAGGTGCTGACCCGAGGCCGGCGCACCGCGGTGGAACGCCACCAGTCCCTGACGGCGGCCCTGGACTGGACCTATCAGCGCCTGAGCCTGCCGGAGCGCTGGCTATTCCTGCAATTGGGGTTGTTCAAGATGGCCGTGACCTTGCCCACCTTGAGTGAACTGGTCGCCGGTACCGAGCTGGAACACGCCGACCTGTCCTACCTGCTGGGGCGCCTGGTTGGCACGTCGTTGCTGACGGTTGAGCCCGGGCCGGGAGACCCGCGTTATCGCCTGCTCAATTGCGTGCGCAGCTACGCCCTGGCGCAACTGCGCGACCCGTTGCAGGTGGCGCGTTTGCAGCAGGGCTATGGGCATTACCTGGGGCCGTTTTCAGGCCGGCCGTTTGTCCTGCAACTCGTCGAGCAGGCTGCGTACGCGGACTAGGTCCTGGGTGGCAAAGCCTTCGGTGAAGCGGGCGTAGATCGAACTCAGCAAGTCGCGCGCCGCCTGGACGCGGCCTTGTGTCTGCCACAGGCTTGCCAACGAGGTTGCACAGCGTAATTCCCAGGCCAGCGCGCCTTGCTGGTGCGCCAGGCCCAGGGCTTCCAGCAGCAGGGCTTCTGCCGCACGGCTATCGCCCAGGCTTTCGGCACGCACCCGCAGGATTTCCGGGGTGCACCAACCGGCCGCGCCACTGCTGGCGCGCTCGAAGGCCGCGTCACTGACCTCGATTGCATTGAAGGTCACCAGGATATCCTCGACCAGGCCCAGCCCCTGCACATCGGCGATGGGCAGCGTGCCCTCATAGCAACGCGCCCAGGTGTGAAACAACTGCACCGAGTGCTTTTGCGCCTGCTGCAGCAGTTGATCCTGGTGCTCGTGGGCCATGCCGCTGTCGCCGTTGTAGCGGGCGATGACCACCCCGCCCAGGGCCAGGGTGTAGCAGATCGACGTGCCATGGTTGATCTGCAAGGCCAGCGCCAGCGCCTGGCTCGCCGTACGCCACGCGCGCTCCGGATAACCGCGCAGCCACAGGATGCGTGCGAGGATGGTCAGGGAGGCGACGCTCTGGTCGTACTGCACGCCAAAACCATGGGTAAAGCGGTTGAGATGGCCGCTCTGGGCCATGCGCTGGATCACTTGTTCGGCATTGTGCTGCGCGAGGGCCTGGTGACCGGCGAAGTGCTGCGCCAACACCCGCAGGCGCTGGGCACTGAGGGCCAGCAACGGCTCGGCCTGGGGGCCAAGTTGGTCGAAATGCAGGCTCTGCGCCAAGGCCTCGCGGTAGTTGCCGCAGCACAGGTTCACCGCCATGTGCCCCGACACCGCACGCAGCTGGCCGGCCAGATCCTTGCCGGCTTCCGCCAGGCGCCGTGCGCAACAGAACGCTTCAATGGTCTGCGGCGTGCCGCCCTGGGTGTGATAGGAAAAACTGCCCAGCGCCAGCTGCAAGGCCATGTTCAA of Pseudomonas azotoformans contains these proteins:
- a CDS encoding pirin family protein; this translates as MLTLRKASERGAANHGWLKSFHTFSFANYWNPQEQGFSDLLVINDDRVAAGKGFGQHPHRDMEIFSYVLEGALEHKDTLGTGSVIRPGDVQLMSAGSGVAHSEFNHSQTRGVHFLQIWIVPAVAGAEPRYQQEHFSEAQKRGRLQLIISPDGAEGSLSVRQDARVYAGLFNGDESAALDLPPDRHVYIHVARGSVEINGQRLQEGDGARVRDERQIRVGHGEDAEVLVFDLRPQELPQMP
- a CDS encoding GlxA family transcriptional regulator yields the protein MKTVAMALFPDFLLLDMAGPLEVFSIANRYLPAAAHYQILTLGTEPGPLRASNGVAVQADLLLDQAQDAYDLLLVPGGPGAYNECHPALLPWLRDAAPRARRFGSICTGAFVLGHAGLLDGHRVTTHWHYTERLIKAFPKARVETDRIYLQDGRLITSGGVTAGIDLALSVVAQDHGKQVAVDVAKVLLVVMKRQGGQAQFSPMTAAVAPQETTITRVQNHVLAHLDQPFTIESMAELAGMSARHFARLFAKEVQMTPMVFLQGARIDRARQLLETTDLPLKTVAFHAGFGSVRHMRFLFSEKLGLNPTQYRQQFS
- a CDS encoding winged helix-turn-helix domain-containing protein, which encodes MNNPQAIDADGTVRFGAYVFHRQQRLVSKSGWPVPVGGRALDILTALLEAPGQFISKASLIERVWPNSVVEENNLRVHIAALRRVLDGQQFILNDPLRGYCFAAPVHGALPASLPRHNLAMRLSAVIGRDEVLGVLVRRLSGQHLMTLTGCAGVGKSTLALALAERVLPRYRDGVWWVDLATVEAPITMLRHLAAVLHLEPCTHASDLCRQLASRHLLLVLDGADLLLGACRHLVRALRETAPKVSVLVTSRETLQVPGEWVQRVPRLAIPGPTAQGSVEQAMAYPAVQLFVARVRAGQQGFALRLHDLAPLRDICRRLDGIPLALELAAAQVDALGVRGLQQQLRAGLQVLTRGRRTAVERHQSLTAALDWTYQRLSLPERWLFLQLGLFKMAVTLPTLSELVAGTELEHADLSYLLGRLVGTSLLTVEPGPGDPRYRLLNCVRSYALAQLRDPLQVARLQQGYGHYLGPFSGRPFVLQLVEQAAYAD